In one window of Nicotiana tabacum cultivar K326 chromosome 12, ASM71507v2, whole genome shotgun sequence DNA:
- the LOC107783919 gene encoding thioredoxin-like 4, chloroplastic produces MQRLGIVDWQRYLSFRSINLLDGEPAHTLLNSLSCTSINESSHLKARLCSKLRHADLNVTLQSLVRQCSEIQSAVHDNIEELLDEEDDLCPVECVREFKTDEEFSIILEKAKKAGSLVVVDFYRTACGSCKYIEQGFAKLCRGAGDEQAPVIFLKHNVIDEYDEQSEVAERLRIKTVPLFHFYKNGVLLEAFPTRDKERILAAILKYSAPASADA; encoded by the exons ATGCAAAGACTAGGCATTGTTGATTGGCAGCGTTACTTGAGTTTTAGAAGCATAAATCTACTAGATGGTGAACCAGCCCACACATTGCTTAATTCTCTTTCCTGTACAAGTATCAATGAATCATCTCATTTAAAGGCAAGGCTTTGTTCAAAACTTAGACATGCAGATTTGAATGTCACACTTCAAAGTCTCGTGCGTCAATGCTCAGAAATTCAGAGTGCAGTCCATGACAACATTGAAGAACTACTTGATGAAGAGGACGATTTATGTCCTGTTGAATGTGTAAGAGAATTTAAGACTGATGAGGAATTCTCCATAATATTGGAAAAAGCAAAAAAAGCTGGTTCTTTGGTTGTGGTAGACTTCTATCGCACCGCCTGTGGCAGCTGCAAGTATATAGAGCAAGGTTTTGCAAAATTGTGCAGGGGAGCTGGTGATGAGCAAGCACCAGTTATATTCTTAAAACACAAT GTGATCGATGAATATGATGAACAATCTGAGGTTGCTGAACGACTGCGAATCAAG ACAGTACCCCTTTTTCACTTTTATAAGAATGGAGTCCTATTGGAAGCTTTTCCCACCAGAGACAAAGAAAGGATACTTGCAGCTATTCTTAAATACTCTGCTCCAGCTTCCGCGGATGCTTGA